Proteins encoded by one window of Swingsia samuiensis:
- a CDS encoding efflux transporter outer membrane subunit: MPIFPRPQASVPLHPLHFAPLALPLLLAPLLSGCILVGPNYHKPKAIISSKFKEAPPPPGWNKAQPDLATFPKGNWWIIFNDPTLNELEERVATSNQSLKQYEAQYRKAAATIDSIRAQLFPTLNGTFSYNRAAKGGSSVSLGNNQFQNTGTTTNTWQTGPSASWTIDVWGKIRRQIQEQVTATQANAALVANMKLSYELQLAQDYFSLRYQDSLVDLFTRNVGLYKHNLQILQNQLDAGVANPTSVFQAKYQLQSTQASLANAHIARAQYEHAIAVLTGRPPEELTIPPMPLPDNLPPAPLSTPSMLLERRPDVAQAERNMESANAEIGYAIGAFYPDITLSASYGYSGNPLQHLIQIANRTWGLGAAASETIFQGGARTAAVRQAEADYDNAVANYRQTVLSAMQDTEDQMSNLHYLADQLNLQNQAIASAQSAVTVSMNAYLAGTEIYTTVIDAQQAALQYEQNQLNIRQQQFLSEIRLLTDLGGGWNINQLPTKSSLQQDNPFLPSFIQKDKNGR; the protein is encoded by the coding sequence ATGCCTATATTTCCCCGCCCCCAAGCATCCGTGCCTTTACATCCATTACATTTCGCACCTCTTGCTCTTCCCTTATTATTAGCCCCTTTACTCAGTGGGTGTATCCTTGTCGGGCCCAACTATCATAAACCAAAAGCCATTATTTCTTCCAAATTTAAGGAAGCCCCGCCTCCTCCTGGATGGAATAAAGCACAGCCAGATCTAGCTACATTTCCTAAAGGCAACTGGTGGATTATTTTCAATGATCCAACCCTTAATGAGCTTGAAGAGCGGGTAGCCACATCCAATCAAAGTCTCAAACAATATGAGGCACAATATCGTAAAGCTGCGGCAACGATCGACTCAATCCGCGCTCAGCTCTTCCCGACCCTAAACGGAACATTCAGCTATAACCGTGCAGCAAAAGGCGGAAGCTCCGTTAGCCTTGGGAATAATCAATTCCAAAATACCGGGACCACCACCAACACGTGGCAAACAGGACCATCGGCAAGCTGGACCATTGATGTATGGGGCAAAATCCGACGCCAAATTCAGGAACAAGTAACGGCTACACAAGCAAATGCCGCACTCGTTGCCAATATGAAGCTCTCTTACGAATTACAATTAGCACAAGACTATTTCAGCTTACGCTATCAAGATAGCTTAGTCGATCTGTTCACACGGAATGTTGGCCTTTACAAACATAACCTACAAATTCTGCAAAACCAGCTTGATGCCGGCGTTGCTAATCCAACAAGTGTTTTCCAAGCGAAATACCAGCTTCAATCCACCCAAGCGAGCCTTGCAAATGCTCATATCGCTCGTGCTCAATATGAGCATGCTATCGCTGTTCTAACGGGCCGCCCGCCTGAAGAACTTACTATTCCCCCAATGCCATTGCCTGATAACCTTCCACCAGCGCCATTATCTACCCCATCCATGCTCCTTGAAAGGCGCCCGGATGTAGCACAAGCAGAGCGCAACATGGAATCAGCCAATGCAGAAATTGGCTACGCTATTGGCGCATTCTATCCTGATATCACTTTATCAGCATCCTACGGCTATAGTGGAAATCCGCTTCAGCATCTTATCCAAATTGCCAATCGAACATGGGGATTAGGGGCAGCTGCCTCTGAAACCATATTCCAAGGAGGGGCACGAACAGCCGCCGTTCGTCAGGCAGAGGCGGATTATGACAATGCGGTTGCTAATTATCGACAAACCGTTCTTTCTGCTATGCAGGACACAGAAGATCAGATGTCAAACCTGCACTATCTTGCTGATCAATTAAACTTACAAAACCAAGCCATTGCCAGCGCTCAATCCGCAGTAACGGTTTCCATGAATGCCTATCTTGCTGGGACAGAAATTTACACGACAGTTATTGATGCCCAACAAGCAGCGCTGCAATATGAACAAAACCAATTGAATATTCGTCAGCAGCAATTCCTTTCTGAAATCAGGCTCCTGACAGATCTTGGCGGCGGGTGGAATATCAATCAATTACCGACTAAATCTTCCCTGCAACAAGATAACCCTTTCCTGCCATCTTTCATTCAGAAAGATAAAAACGGCCGTTAA
- a CDS encoding MFS transporter, with translation MTEATSSKRGLAEILGIPRSLFWAFVGLLLFMVGDGVEAGYLDTFMLHHGHNQGFVNELFTFYGVTVMIAAWFSGPLSDLMGPKKVMWIGLFLWALFEVGFLSLGLGPNNGSMILLFYTLRGFAYPLFAYGFLVWIAAATPTSMLGSAAGWFWFSFSAGLPTLGSQFARYTIPYLGEVKTFWCSLVLVIIGGLIALLFTHEPTGKKRLLPESVPTKDIFFGSLSIMWREPKTLVAGIVRIIDTSSEYAFLAIMPAFFVDELHFSLEQWLNLLSLIFLSNILFNLVSGMVADTLGHRLVVSVFGGIGGFIAIPLFYYVPLWFTGNFWAVAAAGIFYGATVAAFVPLSGLMPQIVPREKAAALSILGLGAGASTWVGPAIVALCSAVFGPGMQYVIWTFAVIYLASAGMTLVLTISPEARRYNEEVAARGEQTTAVGH, from the coding sequence ATGACCGAAGCAACATCATCCAAGCGAGGATTAGCCGAAATCCTCGGTATTCCACGATCTCTTTTCTGGGCTTTTGTTGGCTTACTTTTATTCATGGTTGGAGACGGTGTAGAGGCGGGGTATCTTGATACCTTTATGCTTCATCACGGTCATAATCAGGGCTTTGTAAACGAATTATTCACCTTTTATGGTGTTACAGTCATGATAGCGGCTTGGTTTTCTGGTCCGCTGTCTGATTTGATGGGGCCGAAAAAGGTTATGTGGATCGGCCTTTTCTTATGGGCTCTGTTCGAAGTTGGGTTTTTATCGTTAGGACTAGGGCCCAATAATGGCTCAATGATCCTTTTATTTTATACATTACGTGGTTTCGCTTATCCACTTTTTGCATATGGCTTTCTTGTGTGGATTGCAGCGGCAACACCGACATCCATGCTAGGGTCTGCTGCGGGGTGGTTTTGGTTCTCGTTTTCTGCCGGTTTGCCAACGCTAGGCTCTCAATTTGCACGTTATACCATTCCTTACCTCGGCGAGGTGAAAACCTTTTGGTGCTCATTGGTGCTGGTCATTATTGGAGGCTTGATAGCTCTTCTTTTCACGCATGAGCCTACCGGAAAGAAAAGGCTATTACCAGAAAGTGTGCCGACTAAGGATATTTTCTTTGGTTCGTTAAGTATTATGTGGCGTGAACCAAAGACTTTGGTCGCAGGTATTGTTCGTATTATTGATACGTCTTCAGAATATGCATTTTTGGCAATTATGCCGGCTTTTTTTGTCGATGAACTTCATTTCTCGCTTGAGCAATGGTTGAATCTTCTCTCACTGATTTTTTTAAGTAACATCCTGTTTAACCTTGTTTCAGGCATGGTCGCAGATACATTGGGGCACCGTTTGGTTGTATCTGTGTTTGGTGGAATTGGTGGTTTTATAGCAATTCCATTATTCTATTATGTTCCGCTGTGGTTTACAGGAAATTTCTGGGCAGTTGCGGCTGCAGGTATTTTTTACGGCGCTACAGTGGCTGCCTTCGTTCCTCTTTCAGGGTTAATGCCGCAGATTGTTCCGCGTGAAAAAGCAGCAGCTTTGTCTATTCTAGGATTGGGGGCTGGAGCATCTACGTGGGTTGGTCCTGCCATTGTAGCATTGTGCTCTGCTGTTTTCGGCCCTGGAATGCAATATGTGATCTGGACATTTGCGGTGATTTATCTTGCCTCTGCCGGGATGACGTTAGTGTTGACGATTTCGCCAGAAGCGCGCCGTTATAATGAAGAAGTTGCTGCTCGTGGGGAGCAGACGACAGCAGTTGGACACTAA
- the rplQ gene encoding 50S ribosomal protein L17, translating to MRHGVSGRKLNVTSSHRAAMFRNMAVALIKHEQITTTLPKAKELRPVVEKLITLGKRGDLHARRQAFAQLRDDAIVSKLFSTVAERYKSRAGGYSRVLKAGMRYGDNADMAVIELVDRDVAAKGQDSGPKPVAEEQAAA from the coding sequence ATGCGTCATGGTGTGAGCGGACGTAAATTAAACGTCACATCTTCTCACCGCGCTGCTATGTTCCGTAACATGGCAGTTGCACTTATTAAGCATGAGCAGATCACAACAACTCTTCCAAAGGCGAAAGAACTTCGTCCTGTCGTTGAGAAGTTGATTACGCTTGGTAAGCGTGGTGATCTGCATGCTCGTCGTCAAGCTTTTGCTCAATTGCGTGATGACGCAATTGTATCGAAGCTTTTTTCGACAGTAGCAGAGCGTTATAAATCACGTGCAGGCGGATATTCCCGCGTGCTTAAAGCTGGTATGCGTTATGGTGATAATGCAGATATGGCTGTGATTGAATTGGTGGATCGGGATGTTGCGGCAAAAGGCCAAGACAGTGGTCCTAAACCAGTTGCTGAAGAGCAAGCTGCAGCTTAA
- a CDS encoding DNA-directed RNA polymerase subunit alpha: MVLQKNWQSLIKPEKLEVEPGTVPSRIATVVAEPLERGFGMTLGNALRRILLSSLQGAAVTAIQIDGVLHEFSAVPGVREDVTDIVLNVKQLALRMHGEGPKRMILTATGPGEVTAGQIQAGHDIEIMNPDLVICTLDDGVKLGMEFTVNMGKGYVAAAANRPEDAPIGMIPIDAIYSPVRRVSYKVEQTRVGQVTDYDKLLLTVETNGAVTPEDSLALAARILQDQLQLFINFDEPRPVEQEEPQDDLPFNRNLLRKVDELELSVRSANCLKNDNIVYIGDLVQKSEQEMLRTPNFGRKSLNEIKEVLTGMGLSLGMNVPAWPPENIEDLAKRLDENF, from the coding sequence TTGGTTCTCCAGAAAAACTGGCAGTCCCTCATCAAGCCGGAGAAGCTTGAAGTCGAGCCCGGCACGGTTCCTTCGCGTATTGCTACTGTAGTGGCAGAACCGTTAGAGCGCGGTTTCGGTATGACGCTTGGGAATGCGCTGCGTCGTATTCTTCTGTCTTCTCTGCAGGGTGCAGCAGTTACTGCTATTCAAATTGATGGCGTTCTGCATGAATTCTCAGCGGTTCCTGGAGTGCGTGAAGACGTTACGGATATCGTCCTTAACGTTAAGCAACTTGCTTTGCGTATGCATGGTGAGGGGCCAAAGCGCATGATTTTGACGGCTACAGGGCCAGGAGAAGTTACTGCGGGGCAAATTCAGGCTGGGCATGATATTGAAATCATGAATCCAGACCTTGTGATTTGTACTTTAGATGATGGTGTAAAGCTCGGCATGGAGTTTACCGTCAATATGGGTAAAGGATATGTTGCAGCAGCAGCAAACCGCCCAGAGGATGCGCCTATTGGCATGATTCCGATTGACGCGATTTATTCTCCTGTACGCCGCGTTTCTTACAAAGTTGAGCAGACGCGTGTTGGTCAGGTTACTGACTATGACAAGCTGCTGTTAACGGTTGAGACAAACGGCGCTGTAACACCTGAAGATAGTTTGGCTCTTGCAGCCCGTATTCTTCAGGATCAATTGCAGCTCTTCATCAACTTTGATGAGCCTCGTCCTGTTGAGCAGGAAGAGCCACAAGATGATCTACCGTTCAATCGTAATCTTCTGCGTAAGGTTGATGAGCTTGAGCTTTCTGTGCGTAGCGCAAACTGCCTCAAGAACGATAACATCGTCTATATTGGTGATTTGGTGCAGAAATCCGAACAGGAAATGCTCCGTACGCCAAACTTTGGGCGTAAATCGCTTAATGAGATCAAGGAAGTTCTCACCGGTATGGGCTTGTCGCTTGGCATGAATGTCCCTGCTTGGCCACCTGAGAACATTGAAGATCTCGCCAAGCGTCTTGATGAGAACTTCTAA
- the rpsK gene encoding 30S ribosomal protein S11: MAKAAAPRIRKKERKNIISGVAHVLSTFNNTMITISDAQGNAIAWSSSGAQGFKGSRKSTPYAAQVAAEDAGRKAREHGMETLEIEVSGPGSGRESALRALQAVGFTITSIRDMTPVPHNGCRPRKRRRV; this comes from the coding sequence ATGGCTAAGGCCGCAGCGCCGCGCATTCGTAAGAAAGAGCGCAAAAATATTATCTCTGGTGTGGCACACGTGCTTTCCACGTTTAACAACACCATGATTACCATCTCCGATGCACAGGGTAATGCAATTGCATGGTCCTCTTCTGGTGCACAGGGCTTCAAAGGTTCGCGTAAATCTACACCATACGCTGCTCAGGTTGCTGCAGAAGATGCAGGCCGTAAAGCGCGTGAACATGGTATGGAAACGCTTGAGATCGAAGTTTCTGGTCCAGGTTCTGGTCGTGAGAGTGCACTTCGTGCGCTGCAGGCTGTTGGCTTTACGATTACGTCTATCCGCGACATGACACCGGTTCCACATAATGGATGTCGTCCGCGTAAACGTCGTCGCGTCTAA
- the rpsM gene encoding 30S ribosomal protein S13 has translation MARIAGVNIPTNKRVVISLRYVYGIGPSTAQAICSKLGIPDAKRVNELSDDEIVKIREIIDSEYRVEGDLRRETAMNIKRLMDLGSYRGLRHRRSLPVRGQRTHTNARTRKGKAVAIAGKKKVTR, from the coding sequence GTGGCACGTATTGCCGGCGTAAACATTCCGACCAACAAGCGGGTGGTCATCAGCCTGCGTTATGTCTACGGCATTGGTCCGTCGACAGCGCAAGCAATTTGCAGCAAGCTTGGCATTCCTGATGCTAAGCGCGTAAACGAACTATCAGATGATGAGATCGTAAAGATCCGTGAAATTATCGATAGTGAATATCGCGTTGAGGGTGACCTTCGACGTGAAACAGCAATGAACATCAAGCGTTTGATGGATCTTGGTAGCTATCGTGGTCTACGTCACCGCCGCAGCTTGCCAGTTCGTGGTCAGCGTACTCATACCAATGCGCGTACGCGTAAGGGTAAAGCTGTTGCTATTGCTGGTAAAAAGAAAGTTACGCGCTAA
- a CDS encoding adenylate kinase — protein MNIILLGPPGAGKGTQAKRLEQKYGLKQISTGDMLRAEVAAGTALGKEAKAIMEKGQFVPDPVMVSMIENRIAESDCAHGFILDGFPRTESQAVALDGMLSKTHQTIGAVILLEVDEGQILERLEQRTGEDGTRRADDNPDVVRSRLEVYRQQTAPILPYYEKAGRLKRIDGMRSVDDVGASIDALIG, from the coding sequence ATGAATATTATTCTTCTAGGCCCTCCTGGGGCTGGAAAAGGAACGCAGGCGAAGCGTCTTGAGCAGAAATATGGGCTAAAGCAGATTTCGACGGGTGATATGCTTCGTGCGGAAGTTGCGGCAGGAACAGCACTCGGGAAAGAAGCAAAGGCTATTATGGAAAAGGGACAATTTGTTCCTGACCCTGTCATGGTGAGCATGATTGAGAACCGTATCGCGGAATCTGATTGTGCCCACGGGTTTATTCTTGATGGCTTCCCTCGGACAGAAAGTCAGGCTGTTGCATTAGATGGCATGCTTTCTAAGACGCACCAGACGATTGGTGCTGTCATTTTGTTGGAAGTGGATGAAGGTCAGATTTTGGAACGCCTTGAGCAGCGCACAGGGGAAGACGGTACGCGCCGTGCGGATGATAACCCTGATGTGGTGCGGTCAAGACTAGAAGTTTATCGCCAACAAACAGCGCCTATTTTACCTTATTATGAAAAGGCTGGTCGCCTAAAACGGATCGATGGAATGCGTTCTGTCGATGATGTTGGGGCGTCGATAGATGCTTTGATTGGGTAA
- the secY gene encoding preprotein translocase subunit SecY has translation MASAAEQLAANLNLSSFAKATELKKRIWFTLLALIVYRLGTYIPVPGVDATVMGQLLAQHQGGILGMFDMFTGGALGRMTVFALNIMPYISASIIIQLLSTALPSMEAMKKEGESGRKKLNQYTRYLTVFIALFQAYGIAVGLENMTAQGGATAVVSPGPFFLISSVITLVGGTMFLMWLGEQITARGVGNGISLIIYTGIVANLPHALASLFELGRTGVLSPVFVLVFLVLAIAVIAFIVFMEQAQRRIIIQYPKRQVGNRIYGGDSTHMPLKVNTAGVIPPIFASSVLLIPVTISGFMSNKHSMPHWLSVLGQQLGQGQPLYMLFYAAMIVFFSYFYAAVTFNPQETADNLRKQGGFIPGVRPGANTAVYLDRILSRLTAIGALYLVVVCLLPQILISKYNVPFYFGGTSLIIIVSVTIDTVTQVQSHLVAHQYQGLIRKQKRNRGGRNNGVPSGIKRR, from the coding sequence ATGGCTTCCGCAGCAGAGCAACTCGCCGCCAATCTCAATTTGAGTTCTTTTGCAAAGGCAACTGAACTTAAGAAGCGTATCTGGTTTACTCTTCTTGCTCTGATAGTTTATCGCCTTGGAACATATATCCCTGTTCCAGGAGTTGATGCGACTGTTATGGGGCAGCTTTTGGCGCAGCACCAAGGCGGTATTTTAGGCATGTTTGACATGTTTACCGGTGGTGCGCTTGGGCGTATGACAGTGTTTGCACTGAATATTATGCCTTATATTAGTGCTTCTATTATTATTCAGCTTCTCTCTACAGCTCTTCCTTCCATGGAAGCGATGAAAAAAGAGGGAGAGTCTGGGCGTAAAAAACTGAATCAATACACACGATATTTGACAGTTTTTATCGCGTTGTTTCAAGCTTACGGGATTGCCGTTGGGCTAGAAAATATGACTGCACAAGGCGGAGCAACTGCAGTTGTGTCGCCTGGACCATTTTTTCTGATCTCAAGTGTGATTACACTTGTGGGCGGAACGATGTTCTTAATGTGGCTAGGTGAGCAGATTACAGCGCGTGGGGTCGGGAACGGAATTTCTCTGATCATTTACACGGGGATTGTTGCAAACTTGCCTCATGCTCTGGCAAGCTTGTTTGAGTTGGGTCGGACAGGAGTTCTTTCTCCTGTGTTTGTGCTTGTTTTCCTTGTGTTGGCGATTGCTGTTATCGCATTCATTGTGTTTATGGAGCAGGCTCAGCGCAGGATCATCATACAGTATCCAAAGCGTCAGGTTGGCAATCGGATATATGGTGGTGATTCAACACATATGCCTTTGAAGGTTAATACGGCAGGGGTCATCCCTCCTATTTTCGCATCTTCGGTATTGTTGATCCCTGTCACAATTTCTGGATTTATGAGTAATAAACACTCCATGCCGCACTGGTTGTCGGTTTTGGGGCAGCAGCTTGGTCAGGGGCAGCCTCTGTACATGCTATTTTATGCTGCGATGATTGTGTTTTTCTCTTATTTCTATGCAGCGGTTACGTTTAACCCACAAGAAACAGCGGATAACTTAAGAAAACAAGGTGGCTTTATTCCTGGTGTTCGGCCTGGGGCTAATACGGCTGTTTATCTAGATCGTATTTTGTCACGTTTAACTGCAATTGGTGCTCTTTATCTGGTTGTTGTGTGTCTTCTTCCGCAGATTTTGATCAGTAAATATAATGTCCCGTTTTATTTTGGTGGTACGAGTTTGATCATTATCGTTTCCGTTACGATTGATACCGTTACCCAAGTGCAGTCTCATCTTGTGGCACATCAGTATCAAGGACTGATTCGTAAGCAGAAGCGGAATCGAGGTGGACGGAATAATGGGGTCCCGAGTGGGATAAAACGCCGATGA
- the rplO gene encoding 50S ribosomal protein L15: MNLNELRDNEGSRYRKKRLGRGIGSGKGKTSGRGVKGQKAREGVSLNGFEGGQLPLYRRMPKRGFVNIFRKVYAPVNLGALSKAIEAGKLDASSTVTAETLRAAGLVNGKVHGVRLLAKGELSHKLTIEVDGASATAIAAVEKAGGTVKVLAPKKETQAEA, encoded by the coding sequence ATGAACCTCAACGAATTGCGCGATAACGAGGGTTCTCGCTATCGTAAAAAGCGTCTTGGACGTGGCATTGGGTCCGGTAAGGGAAAAACTTCCGGTCGCGGTGTTAAGGGTCAAAAGGCTCGTGAAGGTGTCTCTTTGAACGGTTTTGAAGGTGGTCAGCTACCTTTATATCGTCGTATGCCAAAACGCGGATTTGTTAACATTTTCCGTAAAGTATACGCGCCTGTAAATCTTGGTGCTCTTTCCAAAGCAATTGAAGCAGGAAAGCTGGATGCATCATCCACAGTGACAGCAGAAACATTACGTGCTGCTGGCCTTGTGAATGGTAAGGTTCATGGTGTGCGTTTGCTTGCAAAAGGCGAATTGTCCCATAAGCTGACCATTGAGGTTGATGGCGCTTCAGCAACAGCGATTGCTGCTGTTGAAAAAGCTGGTGGTACTGTAAAAGTACTTGCACCAAAGAAAGAGACTCAGGCTGAGGCCTAA
- the rpmD gene encoding 50S ribosomal protein L30 translates to MSEKGKTIQVTQIASVIGRKPGQAETVIGLGLRGIGSTRRLEDTPAVRGMIRKVAHLVKVED, encoded by the coding sequence ATGTCTGAAAAGGGTAAAACCATTCAGGTGACGCAGATCGCTTCTGTTATTGGTCGCAAGCCTGGTCAAGCAGAGACGGTAATAGGTCTTGGTTTGCGCGGAATTGGTTCCACACGTCGGCTGGAGGATACTCCAGCTGTGCGTGGAATGATCCGTAAAGTGGCCCACCTCGTTAAGGTGGAGGATTGA
- the rpsE gene encoding 30S ribosomal protein S5 — MAREPKEGGRGGREREQGDDLVDKLVTINRVAKVVKGGRRFAFAALVVVGDQKGRVGYGAGKAREVPEAIRKATERAKRSMIRVPMKEGRTLHHDAFGHYGAGKVVVRAAEAGTGIIAGGPMRAVFESLGINDVVAKSLGTRNPHNMIKATFAALQKAGSPRNVAARRGKKVAEIFGKRDQNNAGEAANV, encoded by the coding sequence ATGGCACGAGAGCCAAAAGAAGGCGGCCGTGGTGGTCGTGAACGTGAGCAGGGCGATGATCTGGTCGATAAGCTCGTAACGATCAATCGTGTTGCTAAGGTTGTTAAGGGTGGCCGTCGCTTTGCTTTTGCAGCGTTGGTTGTTGTTGGCGATCAGAAAGGACGCGTTGGTTACGGAGCGGGTAAAGCTCGCGAAGTTCCTGAAGCGATCCGTAAGGCTACAGAACGCGCTAAGCGCAGCATGATCCGTGTTCCTATGAAGGAAGGTCGGACACTTCATCACGATGCTTTTGGGCATTATGGTGCAGGTAAGGTTGTCGTTCGTGCAGCTGAAGCAGGTACGGGAATCATCGCTGGTGGTCCGATGCGTGCTGTTTTTGAGAGCCTTGGCATCAACGATGTTGTTGCTAAAAGCTTGGGAACGCGTAACCCACACAACATGATTAAAGCGACTTTTGCTGCTCTTCAAAAAGCAGGAAGCCCACGTAACGTGGCAGCACGACGTGGTAAAAAAGTTGCTGAGATCTTTGGTAAGCGCGACCAGAATAATGCTGGGGAGGCTGCTAATGTCTGA
- the rplR gene encoding 50S ribosomal protein L18, translated as MASQQGMQERRRQRLRFQLRRKSGGRPRLSVFRSSKHIHAQIIDDAQGRTLASASTLEKDIRSNGKTGANVDAASVIGKLIAERALEAGVKTVVFDRGAYVYHGRVKALAEAAREGGLSF; from the coding sequence ATGGCATCGCAGCAAGGAATGCAGGAGCGTCGTCGTCAACGGCTTCGTTTCCAGCTTCGTCGCAAGAGCGGCGGCCGGCCGCGTTTGTCGGTCTTCCGTTCCAGCAAACATATTCATGCCCAGATCATCGACGATGCTCAGGGGCGTACGCTTGCTAGTGCGTCTACGCTGGAAAAAGACATCCGTTCTAACGGTAAGACTGGCGCGAATGTTGACGCCGCGTCTGTTATCGGAAAGCTGATAGCAGAACGCGCACTGGAAGCTGGTGTAAAGACCGTCGTGTTTGATCGCGGCGCTTATGTCTATCACGGCCGGGTCAAGGCCCTAGCTGAGGCTGCCCGTGAGGGCGGACTCTCGTTCTAA
- the rplF gene encoding 50S ribosomal protein L6: protein MSRVGKYPVEVPSGVQVALANGVFTAKGKRGELSIPVSRYVDVKIEGNEVAVAPVGRRSSDNWTMWGTTRALIANVIKGVSVGFTKSLEIQGTGFRAAVQGSNLVMNLGFSHDVVYPVPSDVKITTPRPTSIVVEGNDKQRVGQVALDIRSFRKPEPYKGKGVRYETEVLRRKEGKKK, encoded by the coding sequence ATGTCTCGTGTAGGTAAATATCCTGTAGAAGTTCCGTCAGGCGTCCAAGTTGCCCTTGCTAATGGCGTTTTTACAGCCAAAGGTAAGCGTGGTGAACTGAGTATTCCTGTTTCTCGCTATGTTGACGTTAAGATTGAGGGCAATGAGGTTGCTGTTGCTCCAGTTGGACGTCGTTCCAGTGACAACTGGACTATGTGGGGAACAACACGCGCTTTGATTGCAAACGTAATTAAAGGCGTTTCTGTTGGTTTTACGAAGTCTCTTGAAATTCAGGGTACGGGTTTTCGTGCTGCTGTTCAGGGGTCTAACTTGGTTATGAATCTTGGGTTCTCCCATGATGTGGTGTACCCTGTACCAAGTGATGTAAAAATCACCACGCCTCGTCCAACCTCCATCGTTGTTGAAGGTAATGATAAACAACGTGTTGGTCAGGTTGCTCTTGATATCCGCAGCTTCCGTAAGCCTGAGCCTTATAAAGGTAAGGGTGTTCGTTACGAAACTGAAGTTCTGCGTCGCAAGGAAGGTAAGAAGAAATAA
- the rpsH gene encoding 30S ribosomal protein S8 encodes MSLSDPLGDMLTRIRNAQRARHAACVAPASKLRSNVLEALKREGYIRGFALEEVRKGVAQLRIELKYTDGQPVIKEIHRVSKPGRRVYSKIKELPRVYAGLGVSILSTPRGVLSDVEARAANVGGEVLCRVF; translated from the coding sequence ATGTCTTTGTCTGATCCGCTGGGTGATATGTTGACCCGGATCCGCAATGCGCAGCGTGCTCGTCATGCCGCTTGTGTGGCTCCGGCGTCAAAACTGCGCTCGAATGTACTCGAAGCTCTTAAGCGTGAAGGGTATATTCGCGGTTTTGCACTTGAAGAAGTCCGTAAAGGTGTAGCTCAATTGCGTATTGAGTTGAAATATACGGACGGACAACCAGTAATTAAAGAAATTCACAGAGTTTCTAAGCCTGGTCGTCGTGTTTATTCGAAGATCAAGGAACTTCCTCGCGTTTATGCGGGCCTTGGTGTGTCGATCCTTTCCACCCCACGTGGCGTCCTTTCGGACGTTGAGGCCCGCGCTGCCAATGTTGGTGGCGAGGTTCTCTGCCGCGTCTTCTAA
- the rpsN gene encoding 30S ribosomal protein S14: MAKVSAVNRNNHRAALAKRDKEKRTALKNIIKDRSLSVEDRFEATLKLAKLPRNGSATRVRLRCKVSGRPRANYRKFELSRIALRDLASTGQIPGMVKSSW, encoded by the coding sequence ATGGCGAAGGTCTCAGCGGTTAACCGTAATAACCATCGTGCAGCTTTGGCAAAGCGCGATAAAGAAAAACGGACCGCTCTTAAAAATATCATCAAAGATCGTTCTCTTTCGGTCGAAGACCGTTTTGAAGCGACTTTAAAGTTGGCGAAATTGCCTCGTAACGGGTCTGCAACGCGCGTTCGTTTGCGTTGTAAGGTTTCTGGGCGTCCTCGTGCAAATTATCGCAAGTTTGAGTTGAGCCGTATTGCTCTGCGTGATCTTGCCTCTACCGGCCAGATTCCTGGTATGGTTAAGTCGAGCTGGTAA